A window of Dysgonomonadaceae bacterium PH5-43 contains these coding sequences:
- a CDS encoding hypothetical protein (product_source=Hypo-rule applied), whose protein sequence is TVASWESFNYIAFMVILLKKVKKQIKV, encoded by the coding sequence CCACTGTTGCAAGCTGGGAATCATTCAATTATATAGCTTTCATGGTAATATTATTGAAAAAAGTAAAGAAACAAATAAAAGTTTAA